A genomic window from Centroberyx gerrardi isolate f3 chromosome 14, fCenGer3.hap1.cur.20231027, whole genome shotgun sequence includes:
- the bhlhe23 gene encoding class E basic helix-loop-helix protein 23: MNAGEENLLKSISNDTLLDLTQRYGQSAFGFGAGHGAGSPGRYPLTPAADFLSGQTAKSNESGGEQTSDDEDGFDTLESRKRGSAFGDDKPGGPLAKKPKEQRSLRLSINARERRRMHDLNDALDGLRSVIPYAHSPSVRKLSKIATLLLAKNYILMQAQALEEMRRLVAYLNQGQTITSPIPTALAPFGQAAVYPFSGSALATCAEKCTTYSGTPSSLFKHCNDKP, encoded by the coding sequence atgaatgccGGAGAAGAGAACCTGCTGAAGTCCATCAGCAACGACACGCTCCTCGACCTGACGCAGCGCTACGGCCAGTCAGCCTTCGGGTTTGGCGCTGGCCATGGTGCTGGAAGTCCCGGCCGGTACCCGCTCACACCGGCCGCCGACTTCCTCTCCGGGCAGACCGCGAAGTCCAACGAGAGCGGCGGGGAGCAAACGAGCGACGACGAGGACGGCTTTGACACGCTGGAGTCCCGGAAGAGGGGCTCGGCGTTTGGGGACGACAAGCCCGGGGGGCCCCTCGCCAAGAAGCCCAAGGAGCAGCGGTCCCTGCGGCTCAGCATCAACGCCcgggagagaaggaggatgcACGACCTGAACGACGCGCTGGACGGCCTGCGCTCCGTTATCCCCTACGCCCACAGCCCCTCGGTGAGAAAACTCTCCAAAATAGCCACTCTCCTCCTGGCCAAGAACTATATCCTCATGCAGGCTCAGGCTCTGGAGGAGATGAGGCGGCTGGTGGCGTATCTGAACCAGGGACAGACCATAACTTCACCAATCCCCACCGCCCTGGCGCCCTTTGGACAGGCTGCCGTCTACCCTTTCTCGGGTTCCGCACTCGCAACCTGTGCCGAAAAGTGCACTACTTATTCCGGGACACCGTCGAGTCTCTTCAAACACTGTAACGACAAGCCTTGA